TGTAGAGCTTGCAGATGCTTCACGCCTTGATGAAGCCGCTTTAAAAGCAGCGGGTGTAGAAGGCGTGATGCCACAGGGTGAACAAGTATTCCACCTGATTGTGGGGCAACATGCCGGCGATGTTGCTAGTGCCTTAGCAAAATAAAAGCTTAACGCTCTATAAAAACCCGTTAGTGATGACGGGTTTTTTTTTGGAATAAAAAGTAATGGTAAGCTGGATATCAAAATATCTTCCTGGCATAGATACATATGAATGCATTTGAGCGTGATGGCTTTGCTTTGGTTTCCGCCGTATTAAACCCTGCGGAATGTAGAGCTATTGCTGGGCAGATTGAAAAAATGCGTTGCACCACGGTAGGAACACGGCGTTTCTTATCGCAAGATGGGTGCCGCTCTCTTTCTGCAAAAATACGCCAGAATCCGGTTTTATCACCATTGATTCCAGCAGGCATGGTTGCGGTTCAGTGCACCTTTTTTGAAAAATCTGCTTCCCGAAATTGGCTGGTCGCGGTGCATCAAGATTTAAGCATTCCTGTGGCAGAGCGTATTGAGCACCCTGCATTGCAGGGCTGGTCAGTTAAAGAAGGCCAGCTGTATGTACAAGCACCTGTTGAGATATTGCAGCAGCTGATTGCGGTGAGGATTCATTTGGATCCGTGTGGGGCAGATGATGGCCCGCTACGCTTGGTGCCAGGATCGCATTTGCAAGGCTTGGTAACGGCGGAGGATGCTGTCTTAGCTCGCCAGCAAGAGATCGTCTGTGCGGCTGAATCTGGTAGCGCTTTGTTGATGCGGCCTTTGCTTTTGCATTCATCGTCAAAATCATCAGGCAAAAGCCAGCGCAGAGTCTTGCACTTTCTATTTGCTCCCATAGCGCTTCCTTTGGGGCTTCGCTGGAGCGATACAGTTTGATTGGGGTATTTGTTTGATTATTTGCAAAGCAAAAACGTGTTATTTTTGGTGGAACGGATTGCAAATCGCAGTGCTAACTAGGAAATAAACCATGAATAAAGTTTTACGCAGAAGTCGTGATGATCAGTGGGTTGCAGGGGTAATGGGAGGGCTGGCTGATTATCTGGGGATAGGCTCGGGCAAGCTGCGTCTGATCTTTGTGATTGTGTCTTGCATATCGGCGGCGTTTCCCGGTATTTTTGTTTATTTGATTCTGTGGTTTTTGATGCCTAAGCAAGGCGCTTGATCCAGTATTTGCTATGTTTTCGTTTTATCGTTTTTTTAATTAAAGGCGCTGCATTTGACCTTACTTACTCTTAATCGTGGCATTTATGCCAAAGTGCAAATCAGACCGCGATGGCCAGCTCAGCAGGTGCAGGTAGATTCAGATGTATTTAGTAAATTGCAGCGCATTCAGACGAATTTACCTGAGCACATTGGTTTGATTTTGACTCGGGGCTATGAAAAAAAAGAATCTCAGCTTGGTTTCGCCCGTAATAAGTTTCGTTCTCTGGGTATTCGCACATTTCGCTTTTGTTATTCCAGTAGGCAAGGTGAGATAGATGCCATTTTTGGAAGTAATGGCCACGACGTGGACGGTACTCATATTGATGTGTCCTTTCTTCTGCATGGGCGTCGTGTACGGCTATTACCTCTGAGCGTGTTTACTCCACTATTTTGGCAAAAACGCCGAGTGGAGCGATATGTACTTCCGCTGTGTCAGGTAAAAGAGGCTCTTATCAATGAGGGTTTTCGAATTCACTTAAACTCAACTGAAAGCCTGCAAATACATTGTGATCTTGACTGATGCCGCTTTCTGCTTTTGCTCTGGTTATTCTGGCGGGCTTTATTCATTCCTTGTGGAATATTGCGGCGAAAAAAGCCGGTGGAGACGCGCGTTTTGCTGGCTTTTCTAGCCTGATAATTATGGTGGTCTGGGCGCCGGTCGGCATTTACTATGGCTGGGACGTGGTGCCAAGCTGGGGCAGGCTTGAGTGGACTTTTGTTGCGCTCTCAGGCGTTTTACATGTGCTGTATTTTGTGGCGCTACTTCGAGGCTATCGCAAGGCCGATTTAACTGTGGTGTACCCGATAGCACGTGGTTCTGGGCCGCTGATTTCATCGATATGTGCGGTATTTTTGCTTGGCGAAGTGCTGTCTTTACAGGGCATGCTGGGAATGTTGGGGGTTGTGGCTGGGGTATTTTTAATTGCCGGTGGGCCCAAAATCTTTAAAACGATGCAGGACGTTAGCCAAGGGCCACGCGTAAGGCAGGGGCTGTTTTATGGCCTGCTAACAGGCTTATTTATTGCCAGTTATACGGTTTTAGATGGCTATGCCGTCAAAGTTTTATTACTTTCACCGATTTTGCTGGATTACTTTGGCAATTTTATTCGGATTGTTTTTTTAGCGCCGCCCTTATTAAAAGGCAAAGCCACCACGCTTTCCCTGTGGAAAACACAATGGAAATACGCGCTGATTGTGGCGTTGATCAGCCCTATTTCTTATGTATTGGTCTTATTTGCCATGCAGGCCGCACCGCTCAGCCACGTTGCTCCTGCCCGCGAAGTCTCTATGCTATTTGCTGCCTTAATTGGTGGGCGATTACTAGGAGAGGGTGATCGGCTATTACGTTTGCTGGGGGCGGTCTTTATTGCTACGGGTGTGATTGCCTTAGCGATGTAAAAATGGGCTTGTGAATCACAAGCCCGATCTGGCCGCTCAGCCGGACTTGCCCTATATTAACTTCCTGAAATGGCTGGCCCGTCATCCCCGAGTGTATTTATCGGGGATCCAGCAGAGCCGCTGGATTCCCGACAAGAACACTCGGGAATGACGATCTTATTGAGGGTGTCATTTTTGGAGCTTATTTTAAGCTATTCCTTAGGTCCACCCAAAGTCCAATAGGCTCTAGCTTAAAACCCCATCGCTAAATTAAATCCTTCGGCAATGGCGCGTTTGGCGTCTACTTCACCGGCAAGTAACGCTCCGCCAATGCGGTGGACGGGCGCTCCGGCTGCGCTGAGTTCATCCCAAAGTGTGGTGACTGATTCCTGCCCTGCGCAGAGCACGATTTGATCGACTTCAAGGCAGATCTCTTCGTTATTTTGCTTGATATGCAGACCAGCATCGTCGATTTTCAGGTATTCAACTGAGCCGAGCAGGTTTACGCCGCGTAATTGCAAGGTGGCGCGGTGTACCCAGCCAGTGGTTTTGCCGGGGCCGCTGCCAGGCTTGCCCTTGCTGCGTTTTAATAGCCAGATTTCTCGGCCGCTAGGCTGCATGGCCGGTTTGGCTAAGCTACCCGCACTGCTCATGCTGGAATCAATACCCCAGTCGCGGATAAAGTTGTCTGTTGGGCTGAGATCGCTATGGGTTTCTGATAGGAACACCGCGGTATCAACACCAATCCCACCTGCGCCAATAATCGCAATTTTTTTACCCGGTTTTACCTCGCCACGCAGCAGGGCTGGGTAGGAAACTACGCAGGGGTGGGCGATGCCAACAATATCTGGTACGCGTGGTTTTACACCGCTGGCAATTACGATTTCATCAAATTCACCGGCTAGCTCGGCCGCTTTGGCAAAATGATTGAGTTTTACATTTACGCCAAGGTAATCAAGCTGATTGCGGTAGTAGCGCAGTGTTTCGGTGAATTCTTCCTTGCCGGGAATGCGCTGGGCAATGCCAAATTGGCCACCAATGGCAGCGCTTGCTTCAAACAGCGTGACCTTGTGGCCTCGGCTAGCTGCGGCAGTAGCGCAAGATAATCCGGCTGGGCCTGCGCCAATCACGGCGATGCGTTTGGCTTGCTGGGTTTTGGCCGCAATCGGGAATTCGGTTTCGCGGCAGGCGCGAGGGTTGACTAGGCAAGAGGCTGCTTTGCCTTCAAACACATGGTCTAGGCAAGCTTGGTTACAGGCGATACAGGTGTTGATCAGATTGGCGGTCTTGCTCGCGGCTTTATTGACAAAATCAGGGTCGGCCAAAAGCGGGCGAGCTAAGGACACCATATCCGCATCGCCGCTGGCTAAAATATGCTCGGCAATTTCTGGGGTGTTGATGCGGTTTACCGCGATCAGCGGGATGGACACATGGTCTTTTAATTTGCGCGTTACCCAGCTAAAGCCACCGCGAGGTACGGCTGCGGCGATGGTTGGGATACGTGCTTCGTGCCAGCCGATGCCGGTGTTAATCAGGGTAACGCCAGCTGCTTCAAGTGCTTGGGCAAGGATAATCGCTTCGGGCAGCGTGCTGCCATCTTGGACTAAATCAAGCAAAGATAGGCGAAAAATCACAATAAAGTTGGGGCCAACCGCAGCGCGGACGGCTTTGCTGATTTCAACCGCGATACGCTGACGGCGGGTGGCATCCCCTCCCCATTCATCGTCACGTTGATTTACATGGCTGCAAAGAAATTGGTTAATTAAATAACCTTCCGACCCCATGATTTCTACGCCATCGTAGCCAGCCGCCTGCGCGAGTTTTGCGGTAGTAGCAAAATCAGCGATGGTGGTTTTAATTTCTGCATCACTTAAGGCATGTGGTGTAAACGGCGTGATGGGTGAAGCAATGGCGGATGGGGCAACGCTGGCTGTATGGTAGGCGTAGCGGCCTGCGTGTAAAATTTGCAGGCAGATTTTACCACCTGCATCGTGCACGGCTTGGGTGATAGGCAGATGACGTGGAATATCAGATTCATCGGCCAGCATGGCTGCATCTTCATAAATACGGCCTGCTGCATTGGGTGCGATGCCGCCGGTAACGATCAAACCCACGCCGCCTTTTGCGCGTTCGGCATAAAAGGCCGCCATGCGCTCAGGGCCATCAGGGGCTTCTTCAAGCCCCGTGTGCATGGACCCCATCAAAACGCGGTTTTTAAGGGTGGTAAAGCCCAGATCGAGCGGGCTTAATAGCTGTGTGTAGGTCGACATCGGTGCATTTCCCAGCAATGGTATTAATTAAAAATCAAGCTGATTTCTTTTTTCTTCTTGGTGCTTAATCGCTGCGTTTAGGTAGAAATTGTGGCGTGTCAAAACGATCGTTTGAATTAACATTAGCTTGATTTATCCTGCTTGTCCTATTGGGGTTTACCAGCAGAGTGCCGGAAATGGCGTATTTGCTTACCATTTTGGTAAAAATAGCCTGTGTATTTTTTAATAATGCGCACAGGTATGTCCTTGAAATGTTGAATTTAAGGTAAGGTAATGCCTCTTTTTTACCGCCAGACACTATGACTACTACTCACTGGAAATCACTCTTGTTGTCTCGGCGCATGTTGATCTGTGTGTTTACCGGATTTGCCTCGGGTTTGCCGCTATATATCCTGCTTAATTTAGTCCCTGCGTGGTTAAAAAGTGAAGGTGTTAATTTAAAAGCGATTGGTTTTTTTGCGCTGATCCAATTCCCATTTACGTGGAAATTTATCTGGGCTCCCTTATTGGATCGCTATGCTGTGCCGGGGCTAGGTCGGCGGCGGGGCTGGATGCTACTTACTCAGCTCGCCTTGCTGGTTTTAATCGCCTCATTTGGTTTATTTAACCCCAAGCTAGATTTATGGTCGATTGCTTATCTCGCCACCGCTCTGGCGTTCTTTAGTGCCAGTCAGGATATTGTGCTTGATGCTTATCGACGTGAAATTCTAAGTGACGAAGAATTGGGTCTTGGCACGTCGGTGCACGTAAATGCTTATCGTATTGCTAGCCTGATTCCCGGCGCGTTTTCTTTGATTCTTGCAGATCATCTGCCGTGGGCGCAGGTGTTTATGATTACAGGCCTGTTTATGCTACCGGGTATTGTGATGACGTTGCTTGTGAGCGAGCCACAATTAGTTCGCCCGCCTAAATCACTGCGTGAAGCGGTGATTGAACCATTCCATGAGTTTATGACCCGTCATGGCTGGCGTAATGCATTGTGGATTCTGGCGTTCATCTTTTTATATAAATTAGGCGATAGCATGGCCACGGCTTTGGCTACGCCGTTTTACTTAGAGCTGGGTTTTAGTAAAACAGAAATTGGCGTGATCGCTAAAAATGCCGGCCTTTGGCCTGCCGTCTTTGGTGGGATTGTTGGCGGTATATGGATGGTTAAGCTGGGTATTAACCGCGCCTTGTGGCTATTTGGGGTGGTGCAGGTTTTATCTATTCTGGGTTTTGCATGGTTGGCGACGATGGGGGCAGATAAGGTAGCGCTGGCGACCGTGATAGCGTTTGAAGCTTTAGGCGTTGGGTTGGGTACGGCTGCATTTACCGCCTATATCGCAAGAACCACTGATCCACGTTATACCGCCACTCAGTTTGCTTTGTTTACTAGTTTGGCTGCCGTACCTCGCACCTTTATTAATGCCAGCACGGGTTGGTTGGTAGAACAAATGGGCTGGATTAATTTCTTCTTCTTATGCACTGCACTGGCTATTCCGGGCATGTTGTTACTATTTAAGGTTGCACCGTGGAAAAGTGAATCAGAGCGTGAAGAAAATCTGTAGATACAGAGCCAAAGCAGAACGCAGAGTACACAGAAAAAAAACATCTGCGTTCAAGTGCTGTGTTCTCTGTGTCTACAGATTTTAGATTTTTATATGAATGAGCAAGTTTTTAAGGCTGGTAATCGTAATCCACAATCAGCGGGGCGTGATCAGAGAATTTTTGTTCTTTATATACAGATGCCGTTGTCGCTGTAGCGCCAATACCTGGTGTTGTGATGTGGTAATCGATACGCCAGCCTACGTCTTTGGCATAGGCTTGGCCGCGATTACTCCACCATGTGTAACCAGGAATTTCTGGGTAAAGCTTGCGCCAGACATCTACAAAATTTAGCTCGCTGAATAGTTTACCCAACCAACTACGCTCTTCTGGTAAGAAACCTGAGTTTTTCAGATTGCCTTTCCAGTTTTTAATGTCGATTTCATTGTGAGCGATATTCCAGTCTCCCAGCAGAACCACTTCGCGGCCACTAGCGGCAAGCTGTTCTAAATGAGGGCGGAAACGTTCTAGAAATGAAAATTTAACCTGCTGGCGCTCGTCTGATGAAGAGCCCGATGGTAAATAAAGGGAGATCACAGAAAGATTGCCAAAGTCGGCTTGCAAATAGCGGCCTTCAAAATCGATATCCGCAATGCCAAGGCCGGTAATGACTCGGTCTGGTTCGCGGCGGCAATAGAGGCCTACGCCGCTATAGCCTTTTTTATTCGCATAGTGAAAAAAGCCTTTTAGCCCTTCGGGGGCCTTCATTTGCTGGGAAAGATCGGCTTCTTGTGCTTTAAGTTCTTGCAAGGCCACCACATCGGCATCTTGTGTGGCTAGCCATTCAAAAAAGCCCTTGTTTGCAGCTGAGCGAATGCCGTTTAAATTAGCACTGATAATGCGCATTCGGTGTCCTTTTGTAAGAAATGTTATGCTTCGCAGTATTGAGAACAATAAAACAGGATAATGCAGCATGAGTGATTTTCGTCGCGACTTTATTTCTTTTGCTGTAGAGCAAAATGTGCTGTGCTTTGGTGATTTTATCACTAAGGCTGGCCGTCAATCGCCGTACTTTTTTAACGCAGGTTTATTTAGTGACGGCAGATCGGTAGGCGCGTTGGCGCAATTTTATGCACAGGCGGTACAAGCATCTGGCGTAGAGTTTGATGTGTTATTCGGGCCAGCCTATAAAGGTATTGTGCTTGCTTCGGCTACGGCGGTTGCATTAGCCGCACAGGGCCGTAATGTGCCGTTTGTGTTTAATCGCAAGGAAGCCAAAGACCATGGTGAAGGCGGCGTACTGGTAGGTGCTCCGCTTACAGGGCGAGTGATGATTATTGATGATGTGATTTCTGCCGGTACTTCAGTGCGTGAGTCGGTGAATATGATTCGTGCAGCAGGCGCCGAGCCAGCGGGGGTTTTAATTGCGCTTGATCGTATGGAACGTGGCCAAGGTGCGTTGTCTGCAGTGCAAGAAGTGGAACAGCAGTTTGGAATCCCTGTGATTCCAATTGCGTCACTGGATGATTTGCTAGGGTATTTGGGCGCTCAGGCAGGTATGGATGAGAAGCTAGCCAAAGTAAGTGCTTATCGTAATCAGTACGGAATCTAAAAGGTATATTTTATGTTGCGTAGTTTTCTTACTTTTTTACTGCTGGCGCTATGTACGGCACCCGTTTCAGCCAAGCTGTATCGCTGGGTTGATGAAGCGGGCAGGGTGCAATACAGCGACAAGCCACCGTCGATTACTCCTAGCAGTGGTATTTCGGAGCTTAATAAATCAGGAATGGTAAAAACCACGCCCTTACCTGTGGTTAGCAAGGAGGAGCAAGAAAAAAAACTGCAGGAACAAGCGCAGCAAAAAGAGCAGCAGCGAAAAGACCGTGCCTTACTAGAATCGTTTTCTCGGCCTGAAGAAATAGATATTATTCGAGATCGGCGTATTAGCATTATTCAATCCGCAATGAGTGCAAATACCATGCGTCTGCAAACGGCAACGCAGCATAAAGAACGCATAGAAAAACAAATGAGTCGTTTAAATAAAAAGAATAAACCTATCCCTGCTGATTTGGATACTGAATATGGCTTGGCTAAAAAAGAGTTGCAGGAAATAAAGAATGACAATAAAACTAAATTAATTGAAATTGAAACGGTAAAAGCTAAAGCAGAAGAAGATAAAAAACGTTTAGTAGAGCTTAGATCGCCTGCTCCAAAATAAAACGGTGCTTTATTTTTAAATAAAAATAATCAATACACTCTTGAAGAGTAAATAAACCATGACTGAACAATTCACCTCCCCCAAAATTGTTTTGGGCATTGATATCGGTGGTACAGGGATTAAAGGTGCACCGGTTAATGTCGAAACTGGCGAGCTTTTAGCTGAACGTATTCGGATTGATACACCTCAACCTGCCACCCCAGAGGCTGTGGGGTTGGTGGTTAAGCAATTGGTTGAACTGTTCAACTGGCAAGGCCCGATTGGCTGTACTTTCCCTGCCATTGTGCATAACGGGGTTACACTTTCTGCTGCCAATGTAGATGGTTCTTGGATGAATGCACCTGCTCAAGATATTTTGGCCCAAGTAACGGGTTTACCGCTTAAATTAATTAATGATGCAGATGCTGCTGGCTTGGCCGAAGGGGTGTTTGGTGCAGCTAAAGGTATTTCAGGGAAAGTACTAATGATCACGCTTGGTACAGGTATTGGTAGTGCATTAATTATGGATGGTAAATTAATTAGCAATACCGAATTGGGCCATCTTATTTTAAAAGACAATGACATTGCAGAAAAGTATTGCTCCGGTAAAGTAAAAGACGATTTAGATTTAAAATGGAAAGAATACACACAGCGGCTTAACGAATACATCTTGCATCTACAATTATTACTTTCGCCAGATTTACTTATTATTGGCGGCGGAATTAGTAAGAAACATGAGAAATTTATTCCAGAATTAACGGGCTTGCGTTTCCCTGTTGTGCCCGCTGAGCTGAAAAATGATGCCGGTATTGTAGGCGCAGCGATTGAAGCCGCGCGTGAGTTTGGTCTGCTGTAAATAATCTTTGTTTCACGTGAAACGCCTCGAGATCATCGAGGCGTTTTCTTTTCGTCGCGCCGTGATAGTCGTCGGGGCAGATAGGGCGTAAAATAATTGCCCTTTGCCTGCTGGAATGCCCACTATGCTTTATCCTACTCGATACGATGTGATTGTCGTTGGCGGCGGTCACGCTGGGACTGAGGCTGCGTTGGCGGCCGCGCGCATGGGGAGTAAAACTTTACTCCTCACGCATAATATTGAAACCCTTGGCCAAATGTCTTGTAATCCCTCGATTGGTGGGATTGGTAAGGGTCATTTGGTTAAAGAAGTGGATGCTTTAGGTGGTGCTATGGCGCTGGCCACCGATTTTGGCGGCATCCAGTTTAAAACGCTGAATTCCAGCAAAGGCCCTGCTGTTCGTGCTACTCGTGCTCAGGCTGATCGCGTTCGCTATAAAGCGGCCGTTCGTCATATGCTGGAAAACCAACCCAATCTGGATTTATTTCAGCAGGCCGTTGACGATCTAACCCTAGATGGTGATCGTGTAACTGGCGTGATTACGCAAATTGGTATTC
This genomic interval from Iodobacter fluviatilis contains the following:
- a CDS encoding phytanoyl-CoA dioxygenase family protein, whose product is MNAFERDGFALVSAVLNPAECRAIAGQIEKMRCTTVGTRRFLSQDGCRSLSAKIRQNPVLSPLIPAGMVAVQCTFFEKSASRNWLVAVHQDLSIPVAERIEHPALQGWSVKEGQLYVQAPVEILQQLIAVRIHLDPCGADDGPLRLVPGSHLQGLVTAEDAVLARQQEIVCAAESGSALLMRPLLLHSSSKSSGKSQRRVLHFLFAPIALPLGLRWSDTV
- a CDS encoding PspC domain-containing protein — protein: MNKVLRRSRDDQWVAGVMGGLADYLGIGSGKLRLIFVIVSCISAAFPGIFVYLILWFLMPKQGA
- a CDS encoding DMT family transporter → MPLSAFALVILAGFIHSLWNIAAKKAGGDARFAGFSSLIIMVVWAPVGIYYGWDVVPSWGRLEWTFVALSGVLHVLYFVALLRGYRKADLTVVYPIARGSGPLISSICAVFLLGEVLSLQGMLGMLGVVAGVFLIAGGPKIFKTMQDVSQGPRVRQGLFYGLLTGLFIASYTVLDGYAVKVLLLSPILLDYFGNFIRIVFLAPPLLKGKATTLSLWKTQWKYALIVALISPISYVLVLFAMQAAPLSHVAPAREVSMLFAALIGGRLLGEGDRLLRLLGAVFIATGVIALAM
- a CDS encoding NADPH-dependent 2,4-dienoyl-CoA reductase, with the protein product MSTYTQLLSPLDLGFTTLKNRVLMGSMHTGLEEAPDGPERMAAFYAERAKGGVGLIVTGGIAPNAAGRIYEDAAMLADESDIPRHLPITQAVHDAGGKICLQILHAGRYAYHTASVAPSAIASPITPFTPHALSDAEIKTTIADFATTAKLAQAAGYDGVEIMGSEGYLINQFLCSHVNQRDDEWGGDATRRQRIAVEISKAVRAAVGPNFIVIFRLSLLDLVQDGSTLPEAIILAQALEAAGVTLINTGIGWHEARIPTIAAAVPRGGFSWVTRKLKDHVSIPLIAVNRINTPEIAEHILASGDADMVSLARPLLADPDFVNKAASKTANLINTCIACNQACLDHVFEGKAASCLVNPRACRETEFPIAAKTQQAKRIAVIGAGPAGLSCATAAASRGHKVTLFEASAAIGGQFGIAQRIPGKEEFTETLRYYRNQLDYLGVNVKLNHFAKAAELAGEFDEIVIASGVKPRVPDIVGIAHPCVVSYPALLRGEVKPGKKIAIIGAGGIGVDTAVFLSETHSDLSPTDNFIRDWGIDSSMSSAGSLAKPAMQPSGREIWLLKRSKGKPGSGPGKTTGWVHRATLQLRGVNLLGSVEYLKIDDAGLHIKQNNEEICLEVDQIVLCAGQESVTTLWDELSAAGAPVHRIGGALLAGEVDAKRAIAEGFNLAMGF
- a CDS encoding AmpG family muropeptide MFS transporter → MTTTHWKSLLLSRRMLICVFTGFASGLPLYILLNLVPAWLKSEGVNLKAIGFFALIQFPFTWKFIWAPLLDRYAVPGLGRRRGWMLLTQLALLVLIASFGLFNPKLDLWSIAYLATALAFFSASQDIVLDAYRREILSDEELGLGTSVHVNAYRIASLIPGAFSLILADHLPWAQVFMITGLFMLPGIVMTLLVSEPQLVRPPKSLREAVIEPFHEFMTRHGWRNALWILAFIFLYKLGDSMATALATPFYLELGFSKTEIGVIAKNAGLWPAVFGGIVGGIWMVKLGINRALWLFGVVQVLSILGFAWLATMGADKVALATVIAFEALGVGLGTAAFTAYIARTTDPRYTATQFALFTSLAAVPRTFINASTGWLVEQMGWINFFFLCTALAIPGMLLLFKVAPWKSESEREENL
- a CDS encoding exodeoxyribonuclease III, with product MRIISANLNGIRSAANKGFFEWLATQDADVVALQELKAQEADLSQQMKAPEGLKGFFHYANKKGYSGVGLYCRREPDRVITGLGIADIDFEGRYLQADFGNLSVISLYLPSGSSSDERQQVKFSFLERFRPHLEQLAASGREVVLLGDWNIAHNEIDIKNWKGNLKNSGFLPEERSWLGKLFSELNFVDVWRKLYPEIPGYTWWSNRGQAYAKDVGWRIDYHITTPGIGATATTASVYKEQKFSDHAPLIVDYDYQP
- the pyrE gene encoding orotate phosphoribosyltransferase, giving the protein MSDFRRDFISFAVEQNVLCFGDFITKAGRQSPYFFNAGLFSDGRSVGALAQFYAQAVQASGVEFDVLFGPAYKGIVLASATAVALAAQGRNVPFVFNRKEAKDHGEGGVLVGAPLTGRVMIIDDVISAGTSVRESVNMIRAAGAEPAGVLIALDRMERGQGALSAVQEVEQQFGIPVIPIASLDDLLGYLGAQAGMDEKLAKVSAYRNQYGI
- a CDS encoding DUF4124 domain-containing protein; this translates as MLRSFLTFLLLALCTAPVSAKLYRWVDEAGRVQYSDKPPSITPSSGISELNKSGMVKTTPLPVVSKEEQEKKLQEQAQQKEQQRKDRALLESFSRPEEIDIIRDRRISIIQSAMSANTMRLQTATQHKERIEKQMSRLNKKNKPIPADLDTEYGLAKKELQEIKNDNKTKLIEIETVKAKAEEDKKRLVELRSPAPK
- the ppgK gene encoding polyphosphate--glucose phosphotransferase, whose translation is MTEQFTSPKIVLGIDIGGTGIKGAPVNVETGELLAERIRIDTPQPATPEAVGLVVKQLVELFNWQGPIGCTFPAIVHNGVTLSAANVDGSWMNAPAQDILAQVTGLPLKLINDADAAGLAEGVFGAAKGISGKVLMITLGTGIGSALIMDGKLISNTELGHLILKDNDIAEKYCSGKVKDDLDLKWKEYTQRLNEYILHLQLLLSPDLLIIGGGISKKHEKFIPELTGLRFPVVPAELKNDAGIVGAAIEAAREFGLL